The genome window CAAGGGATGTACCGTGGATTCAGATGGAGAACGCGAGCACGGAGGAGATCGAGGCGCAGGTCGGTCGCTGTCCGTCTGGGGCTCTGAGCTGTCATCGGGTCGAAGAGAATGAGGACTGAGCCGAACAAGAAAGGAAAGAGGAGGATTTGGTGGGTTGTCGCTGCAACGCTGACGGTTTTCCTGTTCGTCAGCTTTGTGTTCGATCCGTTTGGCAGCATGGGGTTGAAGGGCGAGCTTGCCAAGGCGAGGGCGGCTGGTTTCCCCGTTGAGCCGGAAGACATCTTTCTCGATTCTGCCCCACGGGACAAGGACAACGCAGCTCTGCTGTTCGATCAGATGGTTAGTATTGTCGAGTCTTCACGCGGTTTATTGTACGGGGAGGATTTGCACGTCCGAGCCGTCATCGCTGGCTACGACGACTTTGATATCGAAGAAGTGAATAAGTACTTCGAAGCGATTGTGGAGCTTCTTCTCTTAGCTGAACTGGCCGCCGAACTGCCCGAGTACCGAGCCTACAAGGACTGGTCGAACCCAGTCATAATCTTGATTCCCGAGTTTGCTATAGCCAAGCAAGTCTCCAAAGCACTTGCCGTGCGCGCAATGCTTAGTTTGGAAGACGGCGAAGTCGATGCTGCGCTCGTCGACCTGCGCCGGATGCTGCAAATCGCGAACCACATGGATCAGTCCGGCTTCTGGATCGGACACCTGGTTGCGATTGCAATTAGATCGATTTATACCGACGCAATCGAGTACACGGCTGCGCTGCCAGAAGCAAGCGGTGCTTTTGTAGATGGTGCTCTCAGCCAACTCGAATACTGGCCGAGGAGAACTGACTGGAGTCAGACGTTGAGATCGGAGGCGTATTCGGGTGTTTGGATTCCCCAGAATATGGAGCAATTGGCAGGGGCGGGATATGGCTTCTTTTGGGCCTGGAGAGATGGTATCCCCGGTGACGAGGGCGAATGGGAGGATGCCTCTGTAAGGTTGCAATCGACGCAGTCCAAGGCAACGCAGCTGACGCTGAAGCACTGGATCGAGATTCTGAACACCTACGATCAAGACGACGACGAACTGATCACCTGGGCACGTGGGATCGACGACTTGCTTCCGAGCGGAACGGGCTTCTGGCACGGCGCGGAAGCTCTCGTACGTTTCTTCTCGATCGAAATGGAATGGCTCGCCACGAGCGAAGTCAGGATGAGAGCCAGACGCGAGGTCTTGAAATCGTCTCTCGAAGCTCTGCTCGCGATGCGGAATAGCGCCCAAGACCCTTTCGAGAACATCGGCCTTGATCCGTTCACGGGTGCAAGTCTGTTGTACAAGAAGACGAAAGACGGCTTTGTGATATACAGCGTCGGCGAGGACAGCGTAGATGATGGTGGTCAAGCTGTTCGAACATCGGGCCACAGCGATATCGTGTTTGAATACCCAAAGAAGCGAAAGCCAGCCCCACCCGATTTCTACACGAATGGGTTTTAGCGCTTGTTCGCAGCCCCGGTGCCAGCCATCGCCAGCGCGCGGCGATGAAGGTCGGCATCAAGAAGAAGACCTCACTCCGTATCCTCATCCAGTTGGTCTGCTTCGATCAGATCGAAAAACAGGACTCGGTTTCGATCGACGATGACAAGGAGCGACGCAATCGGTTGTCCGCCGATGTGTTCGACCGTGATTTCGTGAACGTCGTAAATGTCGTTGACCGGCTCGCACTCGCTGGCAAAGAACTCGCACTCCCGCTGTATCAGCTCGGCGCAGATCGGGTCAGCCGATCGCAGGTCAGCAAGCTTGCTTAGGAACCGGTCGGTGTAGTCAGACGTCAAACGATGCCTTGGGCTTTCAGCGATTCCTCGGCATAGTCGAGCATCTCTCCGGACGCTTTGGATGACTTGATCAGATATGGATACTTGAGAAGCTCCTCGTCGATGACCTTGTCAGGCTCAGTCCAGCGCCAAGCTGGTATTCCGTGGCTCAGTTCGCTGACGCCGTCGGCCGTATGACCGCTGACAATTCCGATGGCCATCTGCAGTAGATTGACCTCCTCGTCCGAGAACACAGAAAGGTCCGGTTTTCTGTGTGCCACGACGCGCTTCATGGTCCTGTTGTGAACAGGTATCTCCAAGATGGACAGAAACTCGTGTTCATCGATGATTCTGTGAGCATCGACCGGAACTGGCCCTTTTTCGAACCGGAGGTACTTCCACCTTGTTACTGTTTCGCCGAGAGTAGATTTTGCGAGGATATCGGCGATGATCAGAGCCTTGTACATCTTGGTCATACCGAAGCGCGGTAGCTCAGCACATTCGCGCGCTAGGTAGATGATCGACTCTTCCAGTCGCTTCGCATTGCTCATGATTTCTTCTCTTCAAGACTGATTTCGTACCCGCTACGCTTCTATTGTATCAGAAACAGTAGACATTCGGCGCACGCCATCGGCGGCCTAGCGGTTGTTCGCAGCCCCGGTGCCGGCCATCGCCAGGGCGCGGCGGGTGGCGATGTGGACGGTGGGCCAGTCGTCGGCGGTGAACTCGATTGCGTAGGCGTCGAGCCGCGTCCAGCCGAGCATCTGGCAGGCGACGTCGCACTCTTCGGTGCGGTTGAACTCGATCTTGACGGTCACCGGCTCGGTCGGCTTCCAAGGTTTGATTGCAGAAGTCGTCGCCACCTTCGCCGCTTCCTCGATCAGTGGCCCAGTCTCAGATGGGTGCAGAAGCCGGCCCATGTACCGCCCGAGCCCTTCCTTCACGGCGGCAGTATGCAAACCCTGAACCACGGTCGATGCCTCGGCGCAACCAGCCTGATCGCTACTGACCATCACGACGGGAACGCCGCAGACGCCGGCCGTCGCGACGCTCATCGCGATCTCCCCCGAGGGCACGTCGTTGATCCAGTACCGGTGCACGTTCCCGCTGATCGTATGCTCCATGATTCCGTGCAGCGTGCCCGCCATCCCGTGATATCCGACGAGCATGGCGCAGTCGAATCCACCGTCGACCCCTTCCATCATCCCGAGCACGCCAGACCCAGCGCCAGAGATCAGCTCGACGCCATCTTCGAGATCTGGAACGAGGAGGTTTTTTCCGCCGCCGTGGCTGTCCTTCACAACCACACGGTTAGCGCCGGCAGCGCGCGCGCCGCGCACAGCGGCGTTCACGTCGTGGGTCATCATCTTGCGGGCGTGCGGCCAGTCATAGTGCTCACTGCTAGGGCCTCCAGCCTGGCCCCAGGTGACGACGCCGGTCACGCCCTCGATGTCGGCGGAGATGAAGACCTTCATGCCGCCGATTCTACTAGGGGCTAGAAGTCGTTTTCCGCCTCGAACGCTTCTTTCTTCTCGGCGATGTCTATGGCCTGGTCCTTGGACCTCATCCCGCTTTGGAACGCATTCGCGCCTTCGTCGGCAGCCTCAACGGCGGCGCCACAGCCGGTCATCGCTACGGCGAGACCCAGCAAAACTGCTAGGAGTGTGGTTTTCTGCTTCATGGAGACGTCCTGCCTCGGTATTCCACGATTAGCGGGGCAGGAGGACAAACCTCTCGATTCGCCACTCGTCTTGCGACATAGCGCGTCGGCCCGCGGTGAACTCGAGGCGAACGGTCTCCTCTTCGAACTCGACGTCGGCAACCAGGTCTGTAAGGTGCCACTTCATGTCGGCACGGTCGATCACCTTCGAACTCTCCGGGGTGAACGCTCCGACCTCGACCAGCTCTCCGTACTGCTCCTGCCACTCGCGGAACTGCTCTTCGCTGGCGCCTTGCTTGACAGACAGGGTTCCAAGCTCGTACAGCGTTTGCCAATCCCAGCCGCCGAGGATCTTAGGCGTGACCTCGCTGGCGAACTCGCCGCCCAATCTCTGGATGCTCCGGTGAGAGTACAGCCAAATGCCGTACGTGCCCGCCAACGGAAAGAACAACAGGAATGCGATCGTGACAATAACCCAGGGCCGTCTCTTCATTCCGATGGCTTCATTATGCCGCGCGGGTCAGCTCGCTCCAGGACCGACAACCATGTCCCACACCACGGATTGGATGATCCACAGGCACGCGGCCATTGCAACTCGAACGAGCACGGCGGCAACGCCGCGCAAGCCCGGAAGCGGCACGCGGAACAGCAGATACGTCACGAATATCTGGGCGCCGAGAAGGCCCATGTTGTTGATCGGACTTCTCGGCAAATCCTGAAGCTGGAAGAGGGCGTCGCGCTGAACCTCGAGCGCTCGCACCAACTCGATCCAGCATAGCGACGCCCCAACGCCGCTGGCTATGACCGGTACGACGCTCACGGCGGACTTCCAGCGCGTGACGAGCCACAGGAACATCGAAAGCAGGATCAGCCCATCGAGCGCCATGGCCGCGCGGTGGAATACAAGGACGCCCGGGGTAGAGAAGTAGTAGCTGTGCGCCGTCTGGATCTGGGCGGTGGCTCCGAGCATCTTGATCTCGCTGGCCAGCAGCACCGTGCAGCACAGCGCGATGATCCAGTCGGCAGCGCCAGGCCCGTCGTAATCCCACTCTCGAACGGTGACTTTCAACACAGGTGTGCTCAGGAGAAGTTCGGTGTCTGGCGCCCATTGTGCATCAAATGCGGAACCGCGCTCAGGTCTCCTTGCGTTCTGACTGGAAGGCCCGCGTGAAACGCGGCATAATCCCTTAGAATTGGTCACACATTATCAGATACTGGGCGTGTCGGCGAAGGCACTAGTAGAAGCGGTGCGCGACGCGTACCGTGGGCTCGCTCGCGAGTTCCATCCAGATGTGAACTCCGATCCCTTGGCGCACGAGCGAATGGCCGAGATCAACGCTGCGTTTGAGGTCTTGAGCGACCCCGTGCGCCGCATGGAGTACGACTACTCCATCGGCCAGCCAGTGACCCTCGACCCGAAGCAGGGGGTCTACGGTGAGGTGCGGCCGGGGTTTGTGCAGCTCAGACTGCTTCATCGGCATCGCCAGCACAGAACGCCTGTATATTCAGCTGCCTACGACCCGGCGCAGAATCGGCTTGTCACCAGTTCGTTCGACAACGTTGTGCGGTGGTGGAACTCCGGCAGTTCTAGCGTTGAGCGATCGATCAGGCTGACGGGCGGTGTGGTGAACGCCATCCAGCCCGGTCGAGGCGATGTGCTTGTCGCCACCGGATCGACGGAGCAATCGCTGTTCTGTTGGCTCGTCGAAGGCGGAGAGGTCTCGAGCTGGCGCGTCTCGCCGAACTCCTGGGTTTGCACCTCCGTTCCATCGCCGGACGGCAAGAGCTTGGCTGTCGGCTCGATCGATCGCGTGCTGCGAGTGTTCGGCGTAAGAGATTCGCAGATCCAGTTCACCTCGTTCGGTCACGCGGACTCAGTGACGGCGTTGGCTTGGTCCCAGGACTCGAGTCTGCTGGCATCGGGCTCTGCGGATGCGTCGGTTCGCGTTTGGTGCGGTCGGACTGGGGCTGAGATGTTGAGGCTGGACAACGTGCGGTCGGCCGTGACGGCGGTCGCGATCAGCTCGGACAAGCGCTGGGTTGCGGTCGCCGCAGTGGATTTCTCGGTTCGCGTCTTCGACTTGCGCTCAGGTGATCTGCGGCATAAGTTCTTCGGGCATACCAAGCCGATCGAGTCTCTGGCGTTTCACCCTGGCAACTGGTTGCTGGCCAGCGCAAGCAGGGACGGGAGCCTCGGTCTGTGGAACGTTGAGAAAGGGATCGGTCACGGCCAAATACGCGCATCTCACCAAGCGCTCCTGAGCCTGGCTTTCCGGAACGACGGCAGGCAGATCGTTTCGGGCGGCCTAGACAAAGTGCTGCGTATTTGGGCGGTCGGATCGCCAGA of Armatimonadota bacterium contains these proteins:
- a CDS encoding DUF4065 domain-containing protein, whose amino-acid sequence is MSNAKRLEESIIYLARECAELPRFGMTKMYKALIIADILAKSTLGETVTRWKYLRFEKGPVPVDAHRIIDEHEFLSILEIPVHNRTMKRVVAHRKPDLSVFSDEEVNLLQMAIGIVSGHTADGVSELSHGIPAWRWTEPDKVIDEELLKYPYLIKSSKASGEMLDYAEESLKAQGIV
- a CDS encoding M55 family metallopeptidase, whose protein sequence is MKVFISADIEGVTGVVTWGQAGGPSSEHYDWPHARKMMTHDVNAAVRGARAAGANRVVVKDSHGGGKNLLVPDLEDGVELISGAGSGVLGMMEGVDGGFDCAMLVGYHGMAGTLHGIMEHTISGNVHRYWINDVPSGEIAMSVATAGVCGVPVVMVSSDQAGCAEASTVVQGLHTAAVKEGLGRYMGRLLHPSETGPLIEEAAKVATTSAIKPWKPTEPVTVKIEFNRTEECDVACQMLGWTRLDAYAIEFTADDWPTVHIATRRALAMAGTGAANNR
- a CDS encoding DnaJ domain-containing protein, producing the protein MVTHYQILGVSAKALVEAVRDAYRGLAREFHPDVNSDPLAHERMAEINAAFEVLSDPVRRMEYDYSIGQPVTLDPKQGVYGEVRPGFVQLRLLHRHRQHRTPVYSAAYDPAQNRLVTSSFDNVVRWWNSGSSSVERSIRLTGGVVNAIQPGRGDVLVATGSTEQSLFCWLVEGGEVSSWRVSPNSWVCTSVPSPDGKSLAVGSIDRVLRVFGVRDSQIQFTSFGHADSVTALAWSQDSSLLASGSADASVRVWCGRTGAEMLRLDNVRSAVTAVAISSDKRWVAVAAVDFSVRVFDLRSGDLRHKFFGHTKPIESLAFHPGNWLLASASRDGSLGLWNVEKGIGHGQIRASHQALLSLAFRNDGRQIVSGGLDKVLRIWAVGSPD